Proteins from one Raphanus sativus cultivar WK10039 unplaced genomic scaffold, ASM80110v3 Scaffold5097, whole genome shotgun sequence genomic window:
- the LOC108850847 gene encoding uncharacterized protein LOC108850847: MKGGGEGIYGGCVADPRPGTKEAKPVLGGSDTIVVGGDDGRDSGPCLVGKGNGKMEDALVVAGGGGEEGKSCGDGLRDVDVEGVESSREEKDQSEEDEEEEKKKPILVEGFV; the protein is encoded by the coding sequence ATGAAGGGAGGCGGGGAGGGGATCTATGGCGGTTGCGTAGCTGATCCGCGGCCGGGAACGAAGGAGGCGAAGCCAGTTCTCGGAGGTTCCGATACGATCGTCGTAGGCGGAGACGATGGAAGGGATTCTGGGCCGTGTCTGGTCGGAAAGGGCAACGGGAAGATGGAAGATGCGTTGGTGGTGGCGGggggaggaggagaagaagggaAAAGTTGCGGTGATGGTTTGAGAGATGTAGACGTTGAAGGTGTTGAGAGCAGCAGGGAGGAGAAGGATCAGAGTGAGGAAGAcgaggaagaggagaagaagaagccgATTTTGGTTGAAGGATTTGTCTGA